A region from the Acidimicrobiales bacterium genome encodes:
- a CDS encoding sulfotransferase — translation MTEIRIDDLAEPVLNDVQRMGLEYGETVRTELSVDAVCEAAVAATGLDDFGPDDFRERLDVQLSEMDADPERTGLGRLLMFGDCARYAANRLRIHDLLRRQPEILDVEIVKPVIVVGLPRSGTTNLVNLLASDSRFRSMPLWESYEPVPDPRESVGPDGVDPRWTRCQQAWEAMQAGAPFIAAMHPMEPDHVHEENELMAPDFSNYNIEWVARTPRWRDHYLAHDQTPHYAYMKTVLQILQWYRPRERWVLKSPQHLENIGPLMATFPDATIVVTHRDPVAVVQSTITMLTYGARTAYRSTNPEWYRDYWTDRIGRLLDSSLRDRHLFPEQRTVDVFFHEYMADEMGTLQRIYDAAGIELTDTARGEIGAYQAAHPREKGGRVVYDLRGDFSTTPEEVRSHFGAYLDAFPNVRIEVL, via the coding sequence GTGACCGAGATCCGCATCGACGACCTGGCCGAACCGGTGCTCAACGACGTCCAACGGATGGGCCTCGAGTACGGCGAGACCGTGCGCACCGAGCTCAGCGTCGACGCCGTGTGCGAGGCGGCCGTCGCCGCCACCGGCCTCGACGACTTCGGCCCCGACGACTTCCGCGAGCGCCTCGACGTGCAGCTCTCGGAGATGGACGCCGACCCCGAGCGCACCGGCCTGGGTCGTCTGCTCATGTTCGGCGACTGCGCCCGTTATGCGGCGAATCGTCTTCGTATCCACGACCTGCTTCGACGCCAACCCGAGATCCTCGATGTCGAGATCGTCAAGCCGGTGATCGTGGTCGGGCTGCCCCGCTCGGGCACCACCAACCTGGTGAACCTCCTGGCCTCGGACTCGCGCTTCCGGTCGATGCCGCTGTGGGAGAGCTACGAGCCCGTGCCCGACCCCCGCGAGTCGGTCGGCCCCGACGGGGTCGATCCGCGCTGGACCCGCTGCCAGCAGGCCTGGGAGGCCATGCAGGCCGGGGCGCCGTTCATCGCCGCCATGCACCCCATGGAGCCGGACCACGTGCACGAGGAGAACGAGCTCATGGCCCCGGACTTCTCGAACTACAACATCGAATGGGTGGCTCGGACGCCACGCTGGCGCGACCACTACCTGGCCCACGACCAGACGCCGCACTACGCCTACATGAAGACGGTGCTGCAGATCCTCCAGTGGTACCGGCCCCGGGAGCGCTGGGTGCTGAAGTCGCCCCAGCATCTGGAGAACATCGGTCCACTCATGGCGACGTTCCCCGATGCCACCATCGTGGTCACCCACCGCGACCCGGTGGCGGTGGTGCAGTCGACCATCACCATGCTGACGTACGGCGCCCGCACCGCCTACCGGTCGACCAACCCGGAGTGGTACCGCGACTACTGGACCGATCGCATCGGTCGGCTCCTCGACTCGTCGCTCCGGGATCGGCATCTGTTTCCTGAGCAGCGAACGGTGGACGTGTTCTTCCACGAGTACATGGCCGACGAGATGGGCACCCTCCAGCGGATCTACGACGCGGCCGGCATCGAGCTCACCGACACCGCCCGCGGTGAGATCGGGGCCTACCAGGCCGCCCACCCCCGCGAGAAGGGGGGTCGTGTCGTCTACGACCTGCGCGGCGACTTCTCCACCACCCCCGAGGAGGTGCGCTCCCACTTCGGGGCCTACCTCGACGCCTTCCCGAACGTACGGATCGAGGTCCTGTGA
- a CDS encoding SDR family oxidoreductase: protein MTNAVRFDFTGASVLVTGGTSGIGHAVAAAFADAGATVTVTGTRPSADDYDTDLSAFTFRRLEMRDAAAVDELASSFDVLDVLVNNAGANFPDGLDEWSPEGFSASLAMNVEGAQRLTVRSREALARSTMGGGASVVNLVSMMSYRATTIVPGYSSSKAALLALTRNLALHWVDDGIRVNAVAPGLIDTPMTAPMKPFPEMLDGELAKQAMRRMGTPEEVAAVVLFLCTEPSAFTTGTAFAVDGGYLAL, encoded by the coding sequence ATGACCAACGCGGTGCGCTTCGACTTCACCGGGGCCTCCGTGCTGGTCACGGGCGGGACGAGCGGGATCGGCCACGCCGTGGCCGCCGCGTTCGCCGACGCCGGGGCCACGGTCACCGTCACCGGCACGCGGCCCTCGGCCGACGACTACGACACCGACCTCTCCGCCTTCACCTTCCGTCGCCTGGAGATGCGCGATGCCGCGGCCGTCGACGAGCTGGCGTCGTCGTTCGACGTGCTCGACGTGCTCGTCAACAATGCCGGGGCCAACTTCCCCGACGGCCTCGACGAGTGGTCGCCGGAGGGCTTCTCGGCGTCGCTGGCCATGAACGTCGAGGGCGCCCAGCGGCTCACCGTGCGATCCCGGGAGGCGCTGGCCCGCAGCACCATGGGCGGGGGAGCGTCCGTGGTGAACCTGGTGTCGATGATGTCGTACCGGGCGACGACCATCGTGCCCGGCTACTCGTCGTCGAAGGCAGCGCTGCTGGCCCTGACCCGGAACCTGGCCCTGCACTGGGTCGACGACGGCATCCGGGTGAACGCCGTCGCCCCCGGCCTCATCGACACGCCCATGACCGCCCCGATGAAGCCGTTCCCGGAGATGCTCGACGGGGAGCTGGCCAAGCAGGCCATGCGCCGCATGGGCACACCGGAGGAGGTCGCCGCCGTCGTGTTGTTCCTGTGCACGGAGCCGTCGGCGTTCACCACCGGCACGGCCTTCGCCGTCGACGGCGGCTACCTGGCGTTGTGA